The following proteins come from a genomic window of Trifolium pratense cultivar HEN17-A07 linkage group LG4, ARS_RC_1.1, whole genome shotgun sequence:
- the LOC123923844 gene encoding disease resistance protein RUN1-like — translation MAAASSSSSDPQWIHDVFINFRGEDTRKNIVSHLYAALSNAGINTFLDDENLRRGMELGPELRQAIEGSRISIVVFSKTYTSSTWCLKELEQIMKCRRNHGQMVVPIFYNVDPSDLRHQKDGFGKALKSTAKKRSLSGERMDNLYSKWKSVLTEAATISGWHTKNFGNDAELVSRTVEDVRRKLSSRSLNITEHPVGLDTRVQEVTRLFDIQTNKLCLIGIWGMGGSGKTTTARAIYNKINSKFVSHSFIENIREVCNRGDQGIILLQEQLLSNVLKPSQKIHSTASGITTIEKLYMGKRALIVLDDVSTFEQVEALCGNRKCFGSGSVLIVTSRDVNILKKLQVHYIYSIKEMDEIKSLELFSWHAFKEPSPKDDFRELSSSIVTYCRGLPLALEVIGSYLRARTIKEWRSVLLTLERIPDNQVHEKLRISYDGLKKDTEKDIFLHICCFFIGKDRAYVSEIIDGCDLYAGIGITVLIERSLLKVEKNNKLGMHDLLRDMGREIVRERSIKLLGKRCRLWFHEDAHKVLTEKSGTETVEGLVLKSQSTSNVCIETDTFKEMKNLRLLRLDHVDLFGAFKYLSKELRWLHWKRFSREYIPDDFYLENLVVFELKHSNIKRVWNETKLMDKLKILNLSHSKYLTSTPDFSKLPNLEKLIMKDCPRLSEVHQSIGDLRNLLLINLEGCTSLSNLPENINQLKSLTTLILSGCSKIDRLEEGIVQMESLTTLVIKGTGVKEVPYSVVRLNSIGYISLCGYEGLSQDVFHSFIQSWMSPTMNFSLNNLDFLTPIVRSLQQLRTVWIQCHSENQLTQELKMIFDDQYDTNYTESEAMQSPNDFLRSHLIGMRSLPTVMDTLGKRISQGLTTTNGSSNFFLPGGNHPSCLAYTGVGPSAPFQVPKDIDCHMEGIVLRVVYSSRSENMAAECLTSVLIVNYTKCTIHIYNRDTIMSFNDEDWKNLTSNLGPGDDVKIYVAFGHGLIVKKTIVYLVSGQSIIVEVDDANMEVEPPEEVNMQPSLEVKVEQSPKPRSIFTRLPNRIGAFLCLNQQRDKGSNNF, via the exons ATGGCAGCTGCGTCTTCTTCATCCTCCGATCCTCAATGGATACACGACGTGTTCATCAATTTCAGGGGGGAAGACACACGCAAGAACATCGTCTCTCATCTCTACGCCGCCCTCTCGAATGCCGGAATCAATACTTTTCTTGATGACGAGAATCTTAGAAGGGGAATGGAGCTGGGACCAGAACTACGGCAAGCAATAGAAGGTTCTCGTATTTCCATAGTTGTCTTCTCCAAAACTTATACCTCATCTACTTGGTGTCTTAAAGAGCTTGAACAAATCATGAAATGCCGAAGAAATCATGGCCAGATGGTTGTGCCCATCTTTTACAACGTTGACCCATCGGATTTGCGTCATCAGAAAGATGGTTTTGGAAAAGCTTTGAAATCAACTGCAAAAAAAAGATCCTTAAGTGGGGAAAGGATGGATAATCTATATTCCAAGTGGAAGAGTGTGCTAACTGAAGCTGCAACTATATCTGGTTGGCATACCAAAAATTTCGG GAATGACGCTGAACTAGTTTCTAGAACTGTTGAAGACGTTAGGAGAAAGCTAAGCAGCAGATCATTGAATATTACCGAACATCCGGTTGGATTGGATACTCGTGTGCAAGAAGTGACTCGGTTATTTGatattcaaacaaacaaactttgCTTGATAGGGATCTGGGGTATGGGTGGATCGGGTAAAACAACAACAGCCAGAGCTATCTACAACAAAATTAATAGCAAATTTGTGAGTCACAGTTTCATTGAGAATATCAGAGAAGTCTGTAACAGAGGTGATCAAGGGATTATTCTTTTACAAGAACAACTTCTTTCAAATGTCCTGAAACCAAGTCAGAAAATACACAGCACGGCATCCGGGATAACCACAATTGAGAAACTATATATGGGGAAAAGGGCACTCATTGTACTTGACGATGTTAGCACATTTGAGCAAGTAGAAGCCCTATGTGGAAATCGTAAATGTTTTGGTTCGGGAAGTGTATTGATTGTTACATCTAGAGATGTAAACATACTTAAGAAACTTCAAGTTCATTATATCTATAGCATAAAGGAAATGGACGAAATCAAGTCCCTTGAACTTTTCAGTTGGCATGCTTTTAAAGAACCGAGTCCAAAAGACGACTTCAGAGAACTCTCAAGCAGCATAGTTACTTACTGTAGAGGATTACCACTGGCTCTTGAAGTCATTGGATCTTACTTACGTGCCAGGACAATAAAAGAATGGAGAAGTGTACTATTAACGTTAGAGAGAATTCCTGATAATCAAGTGCATGAAAAACTGAGAATAAGCTATGATGGTTTAAAGAAGGATACGGAAAAGGATATATTTCTTCACATATGTTGTTTCTTTATTGGTAAGGACAGAGCCTATGTTTCAGAGATTATAGACGGCTGTGACCTTTATGCTGGTATTGGAATAACTGTCCTCATAGAGCGTAGCCTCCTAAAAGTTGAAAAGAATAATAAGCTTGGAATGCATGATTTGCTACGAGACATGGGAAGAGAGATTGTTCGTGAAAGATCAATAAAACTGCTTGGGAAGCGTTGTCGATTGTGGTTTCACGAGGATGCACATAAAGTATTGACAGAAAAATCT GGAACAGAAACTGTGGAAGGATTGGTTTTGAAGTCGCAAAGCACCAGCAATGTTTGTATCGAAACTGATACTTTCAAGGAGATGAAGAATTTGAGACTTTTACGACTTGATCACGTTGATCTTTTTGGAGCTTTTAAGTATCTTTCTAAAGAACTGAGATGGCTCCATTGGAAGCGTTTTAGTCGTGAATATATACCTGATGACTTTTATCTGGAAAATCTTGTTGTTTTTGAGTTAAAACATAGCAATATTAAACGAGTTTGGAATGAAACCAAG TTGATGGACAAGCTGAAAATTCTCAATCTCAGTCATTCCAAGTACTTGACAAGCACTCCTGACTTTTCAAAATTACCAAATCTAGAAAAGCTCATTATGAAGGACTGTCCACGCTTGTCTGAGGTACACCAGTCAATTGGGGATCTGAGGAATCTTCTTCTGATAAATTTGGAAGGCTGTACAAGTCTTAGCAATCTCCCAGAGAACATAAATCAATTGAAGTCTTTGACCACTCTCATCCTTTCTGGTTGTTCAAAGATTGACAGGTTGGAAGAAGGCATAGTGCAGATGGAATCCTTGACAACACTGGTCATAAAAGGTACAGGTGTCAAAGAGGTGCCATATTCAGTGGTAAGATTGAACAGCATCGGGTATATATCTCTATGTGGATATGAAGGATTATCACAAGATGTTTTTCATTCTTTCATTCAGTCTTGGATGTcaccaacaatgaatttttcCCTTAATAACTTGGACTTTCTAACACCAATAGTTAGGAGCCTTCAACAACTCAGAACTGTTTGGATACAATGCCACTCAGAGAATCAACTAACTCAagaattaaaaatgatttttgatgATCAATATGATACTAATTATACTGAATCAGAAGCAATGCAAAGCCCAAATGATTTCTTGAGATCGCATTTGATTGGAATGAGAAGTCTCCCCACAGTCATGGATACTCTTGGCAAGAGAATATCACAG GGATTAACAACCACCAATGGTTCGAGCAATTTTTTCCTTCCGGGTGGCAATCATCCTTCTTGCTTAGCCTATACAGGTGTAGGACCTTCAGCACCATTTCAAGTTCCTAAGGATATTGATTGTCACATGGAGGGAATAGTCTTACGTGTTGTTTATTCATCAAGATCTGAAAACATGGCAGCTGAATGTCTTACCAGTGTTTTGATCGTTAATTACACAAAGTGCACCATCCATATTTACAACCGAGACACAATCATGTCCTTTAATGATGAAGATTGGAAGAATTTAACATCAAATCTAGGACCTGGTGACGATGTGAAGATTTATGTAGCTTTTGGGCATGGATTGATTGTTAAGAAGACAATTGTGTATCTAGTATCTGGCCAGTCAATTATTGTGGAAGTTGATGATGCTAACATGGAAGTGGAGCCACCAGAGGAAGTGAACATGCAGCCGTCCCTTGAAGTGAAGGTGGAGCAATCACCAAAGCCCAGAAGTATATTTACAAGACTTCCAAACAGAATAGGTGCATTTTTATGCTTGAACCAGCAGAGAGATAAAGGCTCAAACAATTTTTGA